A part of Myxococcus landrumus genomic DNA contains:
- a CDS encoding amino acid adenylation domain-containing protein, whose product MTLDEIVMRSAARNPQAIAIRGPDETCTYGQLDALGNQVARALQRLGVQRGDRVGLWTEKSTRAVAAMQGISRLGAAYVPLDPLNPATRTRLILDDCRIDVVVTSASRAAELRNGGLERLRFLLVDDTGPAPGWASLSGFSPEPLPGHGLDDHALAYILYTSGSTGTPKGVCISQRNALAFIEWSHALLKTTPEDRFSNHAPFFFDLSVLDLYAAFLGGASVTLIPEALAFAPKKLVELVLRERITVWYSVPSALTLMMLEGGLLTHADLPLRAVLFAGEPFPVRHLRPLREHLGAARFFNLYGPTETNVCTAYEVGGIPPERTTPVPIGSASCGNRVWLEREADADVGELMVEGPTVMLGYWGQPPQGARPYATGDLCRQLPEGGFEYLGRRDNMLKVRGRRIEPGEIEAALLSHPGVRDVGVVASETGLEARLVAFVVAHDGPRPTLLQLKKHCAERLPRYMLIDELRVLPALPRTQNGKLDRRALRDLAPRRTPA is encoded by the coding sequence ATGACACTCGACGAGATTGTCATGCGCAGCGCGGCCCGGAATCCCCAGGCCATCGCCATCCGTGGGCCGGACGAGACCTGCACCTATGGACAACTCGATGCGCTCGGCAACCAGGTGGCCCGGGCCCTCCAGCGCCTGGGCGTCCAGCGGGGAGACCGGGTGGGGCTGTGGACGGAGAAGTCCACGCGCGCGGTGGCCGCGATGCAGGGCATCTCGCGGCTGGGCGCGGCCTACGTCCCGTTGGACCCCCTGAACCCGGCCACGAGGACCCGCCTCATCCTCGACGACTGCCGCATCGACGTGGTGGTGACCAGCGCCTCGCGCGCGGCGGAGCTTCGCAACGGGGGCCTGGAGCGCCTTCGCTTCCTGCTGGTGGACGACACGGGGCCGGCGCCTGGGTGGGCCAGCCTCTCTGGATTCTCTCCGGAGCCGCTGCCTGGACACGGACTGGACGACCACGCGCTGGCCTACATCCTCTACACCTCCGGCTCCACCGGGACACCCAAGGGCGTGTGCATCAGCCAGCGCAACGCCCTGGCCTTCATCGAGTGGAGCCACGCGCTGCTGAAGACCACGCCCGAGGACCGCTTCAGCAATCACGCGCCGTTCTTCTTCGACCTCTCGGTGCTGGACCTCTACGCGGCGTTCCTCGGAGGCGCGTCCGTCACGCTCATCCCGGAGGCGCTGGCCTTCGCGCCGAAGAAGCTGGTGGAGCTGGTGCTGCGCGAGCGAATCACCGTCTGGTATTCGGTGCCCTCGGCGCTCACCTTGATGATGTTGGAGGGCGGGCTCCTCACCCACGCGGACCTGCCCTTGCGCGCCGTGCTGTTCGCGGGAGAGCCGTTCCCGGTCCGACACCTCCGCCCCCTGCGTGAGCACCTGGGCGCCGCGCGGTTCTTCAACCTGTATGGCCCCACGGAGACGAACGTCTGCACCGCGTACGAAGTGGGCGGCATCCCTCCCGAGCGCACCACCCCGGTCCCCATCGGGAGCGCGAGCTGCGGCAACCGGGTCTGGCTGGAGCGGGAGGCCGACGCGGACGTGGGCGAGCTCATGGTGGAAGGCCCCACGGTGATGCTCGGCTACTGGGGACAGCCGCCGCAGGGAGCGCGTCCCTATGCGACGGGAGACCTCTGCCGCCAGCTCCCGGAGGGAGGCTTCGAGTACCTGGGCCGCCGCGACAACATGCTGAAGGTGCGCGGGCGGCGCATCGAGCCGGGCGAAATCGAGGCGGCGCTGCTGTCGCATCCAGGCGTCCGCGACGTGGGGGTCGTCGCCTCGGAGACGGGCCTGGAAGCAAGACTGGTGGCGTTTGTCGTGGCCCACGATGGCCCGCGGCCCACCCTGCTCCAGCTCAAGAAACACTGCGCGGAGCGGCTGCCCCGATACATGCTCATCGACGAGCTGCGCGTCCTGCCAGCGTTGCCCAGAACCCAGAATGGCAAGCTCGACCGGCGCGCGCTCCGCGACCTGGCGCCACGCCGGACTCCCGCGTGA
- a CDS encoding acyl-CoA dehydrogenase family protein has protein sequence MDFGWTSEQEELYDRACAFAKAELSGDESAPPEEDFPRSRWRRCGEFGFLGLPVPEQHGGLGLDTLTTARVMEALGRGCTDTGLVFSVGAHLFACVLPLLESGDDAQKRRYLPRLCSGEWVGANAISEPEAGSDVFALKTRAVRDGDSYVLDGSKSYVTNGPAADVFLVYAVTAPEHGYMGLSAFLVERDTPGLSVGRPFQKMGLSTSPIAPLYLEGCRVPASARLGPEGQGAPLFKRSMQWERACLFGAYVGLMERVLEQTVDFARQRKQFKRAIGKNQAISHRLVDMKQRLESARLLLYRACWLMDRGQDAAMEVSLAKLAISEAAVQCGVDAIQIHGGMGYVAETGIERVLRDAIPSTLFSGTSEMQRDIIASHLGL, from the coding sequence ATGGACTTCGGCTGGACGAGCGAACAGGAGGAGCTGTACGACCGGGCCTGCGCCTTCGCGAAAGCGGAGCTGAGCGGCGACGAGTCCGCGCCCCCCGAGGAGGACTTTCCCCGGAGCCGGTGGCGGCGCTGCGGCGAGTTCGGCTTCCTGGGCCTGCCCGTCCCCGAGCAGCACGGAGGGCTGGGGTTGGACACCCTGACGACAGCGCGGGTGATGGAGGCGCTGGGGCGAGGCTGCACGGACACCGGGCTCGTCTTCTCCGTCGGAGCCCATCTGTTCGCGTGCGTGCTCCCGCTGCTGGAGAGCGGCGATGACGCGCAGAAGCGCCGCTACCTGCCCAGGCTGTGCTCGGGTGAGTGGGTCGGCGCCAATGCCATCTCCGAGCCGGAGGCGGGCTCGGACGTCTTCGCGCTCAAGACGCGGGCGGTGCGCGACGGCGACAGCTACGTGCTCGACGGGAGCAAGAGCTACGTCACCAACGGGCCCGCGGCCGATGTGTTCCTGGTGTACGCGGTCACCGCTCCCGAGCACGGCTACATGGGGCTGAGCGCCTTCCTCGTCGAGCGGGACACCCCTGGGCTGTCGGTGGGCCGGCCCTTCCAGAAGATGGGCCTGTCCACGTCCCCCATCGCGCCGCTCTACCTGGAGGGTTGCCGCGTGCCCGCCTCGGCGCGGCTCGGGCCGGAGGGCCAGGGCGCGCCCCTCTTCAAGCGGTCCATGCAATGGGAGCGCGCCTGCCTGTTCGGCGCCTATGTGGGGTTGATGGAGCGGGTGCTGGAGCAGACGGTGGACTTCGCGCGGCAGCGCAAGCAGTTCAAGCGGGCCATCGGGAAGAACCAGGCCATCTCCCACCGGCTGGTGGACATGAAGCAGCGGCTCGAGTCCGCGCGGCTGTTGTTGTACCGGGCCTGCTGGCTGATGGACCGGGGACAGGACGCGGCGATGGAGGTGTCGCTCGCCAAGCTCGCCATCAGCGAGGCCGCGGTCCAGTGCGGTGTGGATGCCATCCAGATTCACGGAGGCATGGGCTACGTGGCCGAGACAGGCATCGAGCGGGTGCTGCGCGATGCCATCCCCAGCACCCTCTTCTCCGGCACCTCGGAGATGCAGCGCGACATCATCGCCAGTCACCTGGGACTATGA
- a CDS encoding alpha/beta hydrolase family protein — protein sequence MSVTLNRRSLLHAGLGITGGLALLRTPAAQAAIAQVTSTPGQTPPTERPWYELGLLADPVMENQLLHFLAATYSAQADIGEVLDTAGRISIDDDWSWPTEWVRTAERVRAMGDASLIRNHTRSAGKAYLRAANYYRAALIHHPDPSHASVLETGRKSVATYEKALHLLRIPATPVQIPYENTTLPGYFFRSPCARSSAPLLIFQQGRDAFPEESKYVIDDALERGYHCLIVHAPGQGMAIREQNLPFRPDWEKVITPVINFAVRIAGVDPRRLAVLGWSMGGALVPRAAAFEHRIKLLIPNPGVLNWGKSSFDQFNAYFPEMMRLLDTDPAAFDAAMYQLMTQVYLYRWYMRDSMNKHGATSPSDLMFKLREFNNEPIVHRIRARTLVMDGTAEAYSGGQAKQLHDALTCPKDYMLFTAEDTGLLHCQEAAQAVANHRMFDWFDEYI from the coding sequence ATGAGCGTCACCCTGAACCGTCGTTCCTTGCTGCACGCGGGCCTGGGCATCACCGGAGGCCTCGCGCTGCTGCGCACTCCCGCCGCCCAGGCGGCCATTGCCCAGGTCACCTCGACACCGGGGCAGACACCGCCGACAGAGCGGCCCTGGTATGAGCTGGGTCTGCTCGCGGACCCGGTCATGGAGAACCAGCTCCTGCACTTCCTGGCCGCCACGTACAGCGCCCAGGCGGACATCGGCGAGGTGCTGGACACGGCCGGCCGCATCTCCATCGACGACGATTGGAGCTGGCCCACCGAGTGGGTTCGCACCGCGGAGCGCGTGCGTGCCATGGGCGACGCCAGCCTCATCCGCAATCACACGCGCAGCGCCGGCAAGGCCTACCTGCGCGCGGCCAACTACTACCGGGCCGCGTTGATCCACCACCCGGACCCCAGCCACGCCAGCGTGCTGGAGACGGGGCGCAAGTCGGTGGCGACCTACGAAAAGGCCCTGCACCTGTTGAGGATTCCCGCCACCCCGGTCCAGATTCCCTACGAGAACACGACGCTCCCCGGCTACTTCTTCCGTTCGCCCTGCGCGCGGAGCAGCGCGCCCCTGCTCATCTTCCAGCAGGGCCGCGACGCGTTCCCCGAGGAGTCGAAGTACGTGATTGATGATGCGCTGGAGCGCGGCTACCACTGCCTCATCGTCCACGCCCCGGGTCAGGGCATGGCCATCCGCGAGCAGAACCTGCCCTTCCGTCCGGACTGGGAGAAGGTCATCACGCCGGTCATCAACTTCGCCGTGCGCATCGCGGGCGTGGACCCTCGGCGGCTGGCGGTGCTGGGCTGGAGCATGGGTGGAGCGCTCGTTCCGCGCGCCGCGGCGTTCGAGCACCGCATCAAGCTGCTCATCCCCAACCCCGGCGTCCTCAACTGGGGCAAGTCCAGCTTCGACCAGTTCAACGCCTACTTCCCGGAGATGATGCGGCTGCTGGACACGGACCCGGCGGCGTTCGACGCGGCGATGTACCAGTTGATGACGCAGGTGTACCTGTACCGCTGGTACATGCGCGACTCCATGAACAAGCACGGCGCGACGTCACCGTCGGACCTGATGTTCAAGCTGCGCGAGTTCAACAACGAGCCCATCGTCCACCGCATCCGCGCCCGCACGCTCGTCATGGACGGCACCGCGGAGGCGTACTCGGGAGGCCAGGCGAAGCAGCTCCATGACGCGCTGACGTGCCCGAAGGACTACATGCTCTTCACGGCGGAGGACACCGGGCTCTTGCACTGCCAGGAAGCGGCCCAGGCGGTCGCCAACCACCGCATGTTCGACTGGTTCGACGAGTACATCTAG
- a CDS encoding type I polyketide synthase has protein sequence MSRKDSTGVALTPLQQALLTIEKLQQKLEPAAPPDEGDIAIIGMGCRFPGGASNPERFHELVWHAGDAVTDVPADRRALQGIHDPEPSTPGKTILRRAGFVDGVDRFDAEFFRISRREAEGMDPQQRFFLEVGWEALEDAGLSPQRLKGTRTGVFVGVHARDYALISEGGLEKVGAHYSTGVDASYIAGRLSYLLGLEGPCLAVDTACSSSLVAVHLACQSLRLGESTVAIAGGVKLLLAPHLSVFLSKAGALSPSQTCRAFDRDADGMVQGEGCGVVILKRKREALRDGDRILATIRASATNHDGASGGLTVPNVRAQESLYRLVLQRAGVAPEDVDYLEAHGTGTRLGDPIELEGVARVYGRGREPERPLWMGSVKPNIGHTEAAAGIAGLIKAVLVLQHRAVPPALHFEHPTTEFPWVGSGIVVARKTTPFPARPRPYRAAVSSFGMSGVNAHVLLEEHRERSPAPREEGPYLLPLSARNESALRELAGAWSSHLVKTDGAQLRDACFTAGAGRAHHDERLALVAPTYEALLTLLRRASDGLDAKGLFKGRARRSGGAPGVVFFMGPDFCVTQQRVGLPLLAPYVEPIAEAFRQVVGSSVFETDRFAPLLIWQLAQVELWRSLGVEPSAVAGFGQGRLAAGVVAGVITLEEAIRGLHGFPQPEPVPVRPAKVPILMGAPGARPGQDSGEDRVSDEDRFSGEDRVSGERLLSTGASLFLDMGGDSLLLRPLTTEAERQGRDVLVLNAAHVEGDDARRVLLTHAAKLYCAGVLLRFENLLPEGRTVSAPTYPWRRERYWWDGERESVKAPPVVAQEAATWDGLFHEVAWMTRALEPGQARLDGLWLVVAEAPDATVALRDALSAAGGDVVLARPGSSYERVSARDHVLDFTRAADFSRLLEELGASREGLRGVLFLPRTEALDTLEISSAGVLDASVAVAALVKALARATWSRAPRLYLVTRDAQSTGEDSKTVSLVGASVWGLGRVIAYEHPELRCTRIDVGLEPGEASTRGLMEELRSAASPGGEEDEVALRKGLRLVSMHTQGRRTSASTEPFRPRSDRTYLITGGLGGLGLRLASWLVGQGARYLTLCGRKGETLEAHRALTPLREQGARVEVFRVDVSDSEAVADMLRDIRSGSVPLGGLFHCAGVLADKSLLDLEPEHFERVMEPKVAGAWNLHTLTQGDALEHFVLFSSTASLFGARGQGNYAAANAFLDALARLRRSRGLPGVSLQWGSWSEVGMAAADERRGARLAEHGMTPLSVEEALSAMAVTLAENPVVRGIARFDVERWTDRHPSVAGSSLFRARGSSAADAAMDTAPRKLREVLLAMDPPARSSVLETRLREMVSEVSRLELERLAATDSFDALGFDSIMVMELRDQLQGELGVGLSLKSFVDGRSIGQVAAELLEKLAASSVMGTGASARTDSKRVLI, from the coding sequence ATGAGCCGCAAGGACAGCACGGGCGTGGCGTTGACTCCTCTCCAGCAGGCCTTGCTGACCATCGAGAAGCTCCAGCAAAAGCTCGAGCCCGCCGCCCCGCCGGACGAAGGGGACATCGCCATCATCGGGATGGGCTGCCGGTTTCCGGGAGGCGCATCGAATCCGGAGCGGTTCCACGAGCTGGTCTGGCACGCGGGCGACGCGGTGACGGATGTCCCCGCGGACCGGCGCGCGCTTCAGGGCATCCATGACCCCGAGCCCTCCACGCCGGGCAAGACGATTCTGCGCCGGGCGGGGTTCGTGGATGGCGTCGACCGGTTCGACGCGGAGTTCTTCCGGATATCGCGGCGCGAGGCGGAGGGGATGGACCCCCAGCAGCGCTTCTTCCTCGAGGTGGGCTGGGAGGCGCTCGAGGACGCGGGACTCTCGCCGCAGCGACTCAAGGGGACGCGGACCGGTGTCTTCGTCGGCGTCCATGCGAGGGACTACGCGCTGATTTCGGAGGGAGGGCTGGAGAAGGTCGGCGCGCACTACTCCACGGGCGTGGATGCGAGCTACATCGCCGGCCGCCTCTCGTACCTGCTGGGGTTGGAGGGGCCCTGCCTCGCGGTGGATACGGCCTGCTCCTCGTCGCTCGTGGCCGTGCACCTGGCGTGTCAGAGCCTGCGCCTGGGTGAGTCGACGGTGGCCATCGCGGGAGGCGTGAAGCTGCTGCTCGCCCCCCACCTGAGCGTGTTCCTGTCCAAGGCGGGGGCCCTCTCCCCGAGCCAGACCTGCCGCGCGTTCGACCGCGACGCGGATGGGATGGTGCAGGGCGAGGGCTGTGGCGTCGTCATCCTGAAGCGCAAGCGGGAGGCCCTTCGCGATGGGGACCGCATCCTCGCGACGATTCGCGCTTCGGCGACGAACCATGACGGCGCGAGTGGTGGGCTGACGGTGCCGAACGTCCGGGCGCAGGAGTCCCTGTATCGGCTGGTGCTCCAGCGCGCGGGCGTCGCGCCGGAGGACGTGGACTACCTGGAGGCACACGGGACGGGGACGCGGCTGGGGGACCCCATCGAGCTGGAGGGCGTCGCGAGGGTCTACGGCCGCGGGCGGGAGCCGGAGCGTCCGCTGTGGATGGGCTCCGTCAAGCCGAACATCGGTCACACCGAGGCGGCGGCGGGCATCGCGGGGCTCATCAAGGCGGTGCTGGTCCTCCAGCATCGCGCCGTTCCGCCCGCGCTCCACTTCGAGCACCCGACGACCGAGTTTCCCTGGGTGGGCTCGGGGATTGTCGTGGCGCGGAAGACCACGCCCTTCCCGGCGCGCCCCCGTCCGTATCGGGCCGCGGTGAGCTCCTTCGGGATGAGCGGGGTGAATGCACACGTCCTCCTCGAGGAGCACCGCGAGCGGAGCCCGGCTCCTCGCGAGGAGGGCCCCTACTTGCTGCCGCTCTCGGCGCGCAACGAGTCGGCCCTGCGGGAGCTGGCCGGGGCCTGGTCGAGTCACCTCGTGAAGACGGACGGCGCGCAGCTCCGCGACGCGTGCTTCACGGCGGGCGCGGGACGCGCGCATCATGATGAGCGCCTGGCGCTCGTCGCCCCGACGTATGAGGCGCTCCTGACGCTGTTGCGACGCGCCTCGGATGGGCTCGACGCGAAGGGACTCTTCAAGGGCCGTGCTCGGCGCTCGGGGGGGGCACCTGGCGTGGTCTTCTTCATGGGGCCCGACTTCTGCGTGACACAGCAGAGGGTGGGCTTGCCCCTCCTCGCCCCGTACGTGGAGCCCATCGCGGAGGCGTTCCGGCAGGTGGTGGGCTCGTCGGTGTTCGAGACGGACCGGTTCGCGCCGCTCCTGATCTGGCAGCTCGCGCAAGTGGAGCTGTGGCGCTCCTTGGGGGTCGAGCCCTCCGCGGTCGCGGGCTTTGGCCAGGGAAGGTTGGCGGCGGGGGTCGTCGCGGGAGTGATCACCCTGGAGGAGGCCATCCGTGGCCTGCATGGGTTCCCCCAGCCTGAGCCTGTTCCCGTGCGCCCGGCGAAGGTCCCCATTCTCATGGGCGCGCCCGGCGCCAGGCCCGGCCAGGACTCGGGCGAGGACCGGGTCTCGGACGAGGACCGGTTCTCGGGCGAGGACCGGGTCTCCGGCGAGCGCCTGCTGTCGACGGGCGCCTCCCTCTTCCTGGACATGGGAGGGGATTCGTTGCTCCTCCGGCCGTTGACCACCGAGGCCGAGCGCCAGGGGCGGGACGTCCTCGTGCTGAACGCCGCGCACGTGGAGGGGGACGATGCGCGCAGGGTCCTGCTGACCCATGCCGCGAAGCTCTATTGCGCCGGGGTTCTCCTCCGCTTCGAAAACCTGCTTCCCGAGGGGAGGACCGTCTCCGCGCCGACGTACCCCTGGCGGCGCGAGCGCTACTGGTGGGATGGCGAGCGGGAGTCCGTGAAGGCGCCTCCCGTCGTGGCCCAGGAGGCCGCGACCTGGGACGGGCTGTTCCATGAGGTCGCGTGGATGACTCGGGCGCTGGAGCCTGGGCAGGCTCGGCTGGACGGCCTGTGGCTCGTCGTGGCCGAGGCGCCGGACGCCACGGTGGCGCTTCGTGATGCACTGAGCGCGGCGGGCGGTGACGTGGTGCTGGCGCGTCCAGGCTCGAGCTACGAGCGCGTGTCCGCTCGCGACCATGTCCTCGACTTCACGCGGGCGGCGGACTTCTCGCGGCTGCTGGAGGAGCTGGGCGCGTCCCGTGAGGGGCTTCGGGGTGTCCTCTTCCTTCCGCGCACGGAGGCCCTCGACACGCTCGAGATTTCGAGCGCCGGTGTCCTGGACGCTTCCGTTGCCGTGGCCGCGCTCGTGAAGGCCCTGGCCCGCGCGACGTGGAGCCGGGCTCCTCGGCTTTATCTCGTCACCCGGGATGCGCAATCCACGGGCGAGGACTCGAAGACGGTGTCGCTCGTGGGGGCGTCGGTCTGGGGGCTCGGGCGGGTCATCGCCTATGAGCATCCGGAGCTGCGGTGCACTCGCATCGACGTGGGCCTCGAGCCGGGTGAGGCGTCCACGCGGGGGCTGATGGAAGAGCTTCGTTCCGCGGCATCGCCTGGTGGGGAGGAGGACGAGGTCGCGCTTCGAAAGGGGCTGCGCCTGGTCTCGATGCACACCCAGGGTCGGCGGACATCCGCGAGCACCGAGCCGTTCCGTCCTCGCTCGGACCGCACCTATCTCATCACGGGGGGCCTGGGAGGACTCGGGCTCCGGCTGGCCTCCTGGTTGGTGGGGCAGGGCGCACGCTACCTCACGCTGTGCGGTCGGAAGGGCGAGACGCTGGAGGCACATCGCGCGCTGACGCCCTTGCGGGAGCAGGGCGCGCGGGTGGAGGTCTTCCGCGTCGACGTGAGCGATTCGGAGGCCGTCGCCGACATGCTGCGCGACATCCGGTCTGGAAGTGTCCCCCTGGGCGGGCTCTTTCATTGCGCGGGAGTGTTGGCCGACAAGTCGTTGCTGGACCTGGAGCCCGAGCACTTCGAGCGCGTCATGGAGCCCAAGGTGGCGGGTGCGTGGAATCTCCACACGCTCACCCAGGGCGACGCGCTGGAGCACTTCGTCCTGTTCTCGTCGACGGCGTCGCTGTTCGGTGCTCGAGGGCAGGGCAACTACGCCGCGGCGAATGCCTTCCTGGATGCGCTGGCCCGGCTCCGGCGCTCGCGAGGGTTGCCGGGGGTGAGCCTCCAATGGGGGAGCTGGAGCGAGGTCGGCATGGCCGCCGCCGATGAACGGCGAGGTGCCCGTCTCGCGGAGCACGGCATGACGCCGTTGTCCGTCGAGGAGGCCTTGTCCGCGATGGCCGTCACGCTCGCGGAGAACCCCGTGGTTCGCGGCATCGCTCGCTTCGATGTGGAGCGCTGGACGGACCGCCATCCCTCCGTGGCGGGGTCGTCCCTGTTCCGTGCGCGAGGCTCCAGCGCCGCCGACGCCGCGATGGACACCGCGCCGCGCAAGCTCCGGGAGGTGTTGCTCGCGATGGACCCTCCCGCGCGTTCCTCCGTGCTGGAGACCCGTCTCAGGGAGATGGTGAGTGAGGTCAGCCGGCTGGAGCTTGAGCGCCTCGCCGCGACGGACTCCTTCGATGCGCTGGGCTTCGACTCCATCATGGTGATGGAGCTGCGCGACCAGCTCCAGGGCGAGCTCGGCGTGGGGCTGTCGCTCAAGAGCTTCGTGGACGGCCGCTCCATCGGACAGGTGGCCGCCGAGTTGCTGGAGAAGCTCGCGGCCTCCAGCGTGATGGGCACGGGGGCCTCCGCTCGGACCGACTCGAAGCGGGTCCTGATATGA
- a CDS encoding beta-ketoacyl synthase N-terminal-like domain-containing protein — MPRETIAVVGMGLRFPRADCPRALWKFLCEGLDATGDIPTARWNMELLHESVTGRPGGISLQRAGLLEDVESADPHAFRLSKRELRQMDPQHRVLFECAWHALEDAGIPFDALRGSRTGVFVGLHSSDFQRMLTRERASLDGYSLLGTTPSFAANRISHAFDLRGPSTCTSVGCASSLTALHEACRSLLLGEVDCALAGGVELMLAEDGSLMLSHAGVLSARGECRTLDAKADGYVRGEGAGMVVLKPLSRVEATDRVYALIRGSAVNHNGRNEWIMAPSVEAQTEVIRQACSWGGVEAASLDYVELHGSAFLKGDAAEALAIGTALGDGRSVPCRLGAVSNNLGYLGAAAGIAQFIKVCLSLYHRALPPTIHVEVPNPHIAFEALGLRIQSELEPWPDRGTGATPRAGVISTSLGGANAFVVLDAAPEPACVEQSSLPAQTSHLLVLSALTPEALRRQVQRVREFLVETPETTARLEDVCFSAMFKRQHHRHRVAVAAGSREGVGRMLKAFIDSPDQPLWVEEGQPICVVEAARTYVADGWVSRESVSGFEGRCVSLPVYPFQRQRLWPEGLSPRVERFQEGPSDLSEARLLEFLQGEVAAVLGVEPSEVEARGRTLFELGMNSVGLVMLKERITQVLGLELPTTFFFEHPRLESLAARLWGLLDSRARGAPAPDADAALVEKIAGLSDAQARELIARKFAELGIEEVGG, encoded by the coding sequence ATGCCGCGCGAGACAATAGCTGTCGTGGGAATGGGGTTGCGCTTTCCCCGGGCCGACTGTCCGCGAGCCCTGTGGAAGTTCTTGTGCGAGGGATTGGATGCGACGGGGGATATTCCGACGGCTCGTTGGAACATGGAATTGTTGCATGAAAGTGTGACGGGCCGGCCCGGAGGGATTTCTCTCCAGCGCGCGGGATTGCTCGAGGATGTGGAGTCGGCGGACCCTCACGCCTTTCGTCTCTCGAAGCGGGAGCTTCGGCAGATGGACCCGCAGCACCGGGTGTTGTTCGAGTGCGCGTGGCATGCGCTCGAGGACGCGGGCATCCCTTTCGACGCGCTTCGTGGCAGCCGCACGGGCGTCTTCGTGGGCCTGCACTCCAGCGACTTCCAGCGCATGCTCACGCGGGAGCGGGCCTCCCTGGATGGATATTCCCTGCTCGGGACGACGCCGTCCTTCGCGGCCAACCGCATCTCCCATGCGTTCGACCTCCGGGGCCCCAGCACCTGCACCAGCGTGGGGTGTGCCTCGTCGCTGACCGCGCTGCACGAGGCCTGTCGGAGCCTGCTGCTGGGCGAGGTGGATTGCGCGCTCGCCGGTGGCGTGGAGCTGATGCTCGCCGAGGACGGCAGCCTCATGCTCTCCCACGCGGGCGTGCTGTCGGCGCGGGGAGAGTGCCGGACCCTGGACGCGAAAGCGGACGGCTACGTCCGGGGCGAGGGCGCCGGGATGGTGGTCCTCAAGCCGTTGTCCCGAGTGGAGGCGACGGACCGCGTCTACGCGTTGATTCGCGGCAGCGCCGTCAATCACAACGGCCGCAACGAGTGGATCATGGCGCCCAGCGTCGAGGCGCAGACGGAGGTCATCCGCCAGGCCTGCTCATGGGGCGGCGTGGAGGCCGCCAGCCTGGACTACGTCGAGCTGCACGGGTCGGCCTTCCTCAAGGGGGATGCGGCCGAGGCCCTCGCCATCGGGACGGCGCTCGGAGACGGGCGCTCCGTGCCCTGCCGGCTGGGCGCGGTCAGCAACAACCTGGGCTACCTGGGCGCGGCGGCGGGTATCGCGCAGTTCATCAAGGTGTGTCTGTCGCTGTACCACCGCGCCTTGCCGCCGACGATTCACGTGGAGGTCCCCAATCCCCACATCGCATTCGAGGCGCTGGGACTTCGGATTCAATCGGAGCTGGAGCCCTGGCCTGATCGCGGAACAGGCGCGACGCCCCGCGCGGGGGTCATCTCGACGTCCCTGGGCGGGGCCAATGCCTTTGTCGTCCTGGACGCCGCGCCAGAGCCCGCCTGTGTGGAGCAGTCCTCCTTGCCCGCACAGACGAGCCACCTCCTGGTGCTCTCCGCGCTGACGCCCGAGGCGCTGAGGCGGCAGGTGCAACGTGTGAGGGAATTCCTGGTGGAAACCCCTGAGACCACCGCGCGCCTGGAAGATGTCTGCTTTTCGGCGATGTTCAAGAGGCAACATCACCGCCATCGCGTCGCGGTGGCCGCCGGAAGCCGGGAAGGGGTGGGGCGGATGTTGAAGGCATTCATTGATTCACCGGACCAGCCCCTCTGGGTTGAGGAAGGGCAACCCATCTGCGTGGTTGAGGCGGCTCGGACCTACGTTGCGGATGGTTGGGTTTCGCGTGAGAGTGTTTCAGGGTTCGAAGGGAGATGTGTGAGCCTTCCGGTCTATCCCTTTCAACGGCAGCGCTTGTGGCCGGAGGGGCTCTCGCCTCGGGTGGAGCGTTTCCAGGAGGGGCCCTCGGACCTCAGCGAGGCCCGGCTGCTCGAGTTCCTCCAGGGGGAGGTCGCGGCGGTGCTGGGGGTGGAGCCCTCGGAGGTGGAGGCGCGGGGACGGACACTGTTCGAGCTGGGGATGAACTCCGTGGGGTTGGTGATGCTCAAGGAGCGCATCACCCAGGTGCTGGGTCTGGAGCTTCCGACGACCTTCTTCTTCGAGCACCCCCGGTTGGAGTCGCTCGCGGCGCGGCTGTGGGGGCTGCTGGATTCGCGGGCGAGGGGCGCTCCGGCGCCGGACGCGGACGCGGCGCTGGTGGAGAAGATCGCCGGACTGTCCGACGCGCAGGCCCGTGAGCTGATCGCCCGGAAGTTCGCGGAGCTGGGCATCGAGGAGGTGGGTGGATGA
- a CDS encoding cell wall protein produces the protein MRRLSERLSGQPLPPIARAPQKAPAPPPPPEVKPVVEQPAACAVIGCRQPVRTLGYCSAHYQKRRLMVSSGRLHAAWVEHAAPNSIPDVILSRRRRSDSAAPAQPAASAPAPAPAGPRVWVRKKGQAQAVGASGEEGGPSLPTLPPTLRPSNSADVGDTVKRWAEEFLANKRRN, from the coding sequence ATGCGCCGCCTGTCCGAGCGCCTGAGCGGGCAACCTCTTCCTCCCATCGCCCGAGCCCCCCAGAAGGCTCCCGCGCCGCCGCCTCCTCCGGAGGTCAAGCCCGTCGTCGAGCAGCCCGCGGCTTGCGCTGTCATTGGTTGCCGGCAGCCCGTTCGCACCCTCGGGTACTGTTCGGCGCACTACCAGAAGCGTCGGCTGATGGTCTCCAGCGGACGGCTCCACGCCGCCTGGGTCGAGCACGCCGCGCCCAACTCCATCCCGGACGTCATCCTCTCGCGCCGCCGCCGCAGCGACTCGGCCGCCCCCGCGCAGCCCGCCGCCAGCGCTCCGGCGCCCGCGCCCGCCGGGCCTCGCGTGTGGGTTCGCAAGAAGGGCCAGGCCCAGGCCGTCGGCGCTTCGGGCGAAGAGGGAGGCCCGTCGCTCCCCACGCTCCCGCCGACCCTGCGCCCGTCGAACTCCGCGGACGTCGGTGACACCGTGAAGCGGTGGGCCGAAGAGTTCCTCGCGAACAAGCGCCGGAACTGA